CGCTCGGTCCGCGTCGGCGACCGGCTCGGCGGCCACATCGTCCAGGGCCACGTCGACGCCACCGCCACCCTCCGCGAGCGCCGCCGCGAGGGCGACTGGGAGTTCCTCGCCTTCGACGTCGACCCGGCCTGGACCGTGCTCATGGTCCCCAAGGGGTCGATCGCGGTCGACGGCGTGAGCCTGACGCTGGTGGACGTCGAGCCGGCGGGGTTCTCGATCATGCTCATCCCCCACACCCTGGCCGTGACCACCCTGGGGACGCTCGCCCCCGGCGACCGGGTCAACGTCGAGGCCGACGTCCTGGCGAAGCACGTCCAGAAGCTGCTGGGGCAGGTCCGTTGACCGAGCCCACGCCCGAGCCCAATCCCGCCCGCCAGACTCAGTCGTACCTCCGGGGCCTGTTCGCCCGCCACGGGATCGCGCCCCGGCACCGGCTGGGCCAGAACTTCCTCGTCGACCTGAACATCCACGACCTGATCGTCGAGCAGGCGGCGATCGAGCCCGGCGACATGGTGCTGGAGGTCGGTCCCGGCGCGGGTGCGCTCACGGCGCTCATGGCGGGCAAAGGCGCGCGCGTCCTGGCCGTCGAGATCGACCCCGGCATGGCCGCGCTGGCGTCCGAGGCCATCGCCGCCGCCCCCAACGCCCGGATCCTCAACATCGACGCCCTGGCCTCCAAGCACGCCGTCGCGCCCGAGGTGCTGGAGACCCTGGCGCGGGGCCGCGAGGGACGCCCCTACAAGCTCGTCGCCAACCTCCCCTACAACATCGCCACGCCGTTGATCATGAACCTCATGGTCGACGACGCCAATCGGCCCGCGCTGCTGGTCGTCACCATCCAGAAGGAGCTGGGCGAGCGGATGACCGCCCGGGCCGGCCGCTCGGAGAACAGCGCCCTCTCGATCGTCCTCCAGGCGCTGGCCGAGATCGAGATCGCCCGCGTCCTCCCCCCGTCGGTCTTCTGGCCCCGCCCCAAGGTCGAATCGGCGGTCGTCGTGATCCGCCCCGACCCCGCGAAGCGCGAGGCCGTCGGCGACCTCGTCTGGTTCCACCGGATCGTCCGCGACGTCTTCCTCTATCGCCGCAAGGTCCTGCGGGTCGTCCTGGCTAAGCTCGCCCCCGACCATATCTCGAAGGCCGACGTCGACGCCCTCGTGGAATCCCTGGGCCTCGACGCGAAGACTCGCGCCGAGGCGATGGAAGTCCCCCAGTGGATCGCCCTGGCGAAGGCGCTGAAGGCAAGCTGGGGCGACGTCAAGCCGGCCGACGAGGGTGACGAGGAGCCCGAGGCCGATGCCTGAGCCGACCGGGCGAGGACCCATCGTCGTCGCCGGCGGGAGCGGGTTCCTCGGCGTCTCGCTCGCGACGCATCTCGCGGAGGCCGGCCGGCCGGTCGTGATCCTATCGCGCCGGCCGCCGAGGCCGATCGGACCGTGGCGGCACGTCGCGTGGGACGGCCGCACCCTGGGCGAATGGCGACGCGAGCTGGACGGCGCGAGCGGCCTGGTCAATCTGGCGGGCCGAACGGTCGACTGCGTGAAGACGCCCGATCACCGCGACGAGATCCTGCGTTCGCGCGTGGAGGCGACGCGGATCCTGGGCGAGGCCGTCCGGTCGGTCGGCGCGCCGCCGCCCGTCTGGGTCCAGATGAGCACCGCGCACATCTACGGCGACCCTCCCTGCGTGGTCTGCACCGAGGATTCGCCGTTCGGCTTGGGCCTCGCGCCGACGGTCGGCCGGGCGTGGGAGGATGAGTTCGCCCGGGCCGTCCTGCCCTCGCAGCGGGACGTGGTCCTGAGGACGAGCTTCGTCGTCGGTCGCGACCGCGGTGCCGGCGGCGGGGCGCTCGCGCGGCTTTTGTTCCTCGCGAGGCTCGGCCTCGGCGGGCGGGTCGGCTCGGGCGAGCAGGGGATGAGCTGGATCCACGAGGCCGACATGAATCGCCTGTTCGAACGCGGCCTCGACGATCCTTCGATGCAAGGGCCTTACATCGCCTCGTCCCCCGGCCCCGTCCCCCAGCGCGAATTCATGCGGATTCTGCGCCGCGCCGCCGGCATTCCGATCGGCCTGCCGGCCTTCGCGTGGATGGTCCGAATCGGCGCCCCTCTGTTCTTGCGGACCGACCCGGAACTGGCCCTCTACGGCCGCTTCGTAGTCTCGAAGCGCCTGGAGGACGAGGGATTCGCCTTCCGCTTCCCTCGCCTGGACGAGGCGCTGGGCGACCTGCTGGGCTCGTCGGGCGATTGATGCTCTTGATTGGAGGGGTCGTGATGTGCAGGCGCACTTTCGGGGCGGCGATCCTGTGGTGCTGGCTCTCGGCGGTAGTGGTCCATGCCGAGGAACCGGCGGTCGTCATCTCGGACCTGGTGGACCTGAGCGCCGCCTGCGACGCGGGGACGAGCGAACGGGGCGTCCACGGCGGGACGCAGAGCCGAATCTGCCGCACGTCGCACGGGACGTACGTCGCCTATCTGGGGGAAGTAGCCGAGAAGCAGGCCGTCATCCACCTGATCCGGATCCGCGACGGCCGGCCCGAGCGGCTCCTCACCGTCCCCACGGCGCTGACCGGCAGCGACAGCGTCCAGGTCGTCTGCGACGCCGACGAGGAGGTCTACGTCGTGGCCCCGGCCGTCGAATCCGTCGACGGGAAAGAGCGGGCCTCGCTCTCCGCACGGCACGTCGATCGGACGAGCGGCGCCGTCGTCGAGTACCGTGCGAGCGTCCCGTTCGGCCGGGGGAGGAACTACGGCTACAGTTCCGTCTTCGTCGACGCCCCCGGACGAAAGATCGGCGTCGTCTACGGCGGCGGCGACGCGCCCGGCTACCTCGCCTGGACCCGGTTCGAGCTGGCCGAGAAACGCTGGGCGACGGAGATGATCGTCGCGGACCTGCCCTTCCGCCATTGCTACATGTACGGCTTCGCGGACGGCGCCGGCGGCCTGGCCCTGCTCGCGGAGCGCGACATCCGGATCGAGACGGCCGGCGTCGCCCCGACGGATCCCCATCGCCAGGGGAAGGCCGACTACGTCTGGGACGAGCTGCGCCTGTTCAACATCCCTGACCTGGGGCGGCCCGAACACGCGACCGTCGACGTGGAGGTGGCCGTCTACGACAAGGAAGCCGGCCTCTATCCGACCGTGCAGAACAACTACGGCGGCGACGCCTACGTCGACGCGCAGGGGCGCATGCACGTCCTCTACATGTCGACCGACAACAACCACCGGCCCGGGTCCTTCAACCGCCACGCGATCCTGGACGCGCAGCGGCGGCTCGTCCGCAACGAGCTGATGTCGTTCCAGTCGTCGTCGACCCTGCGCATGTTCCAGTCGACCGCCGGGCGTCATTACCTCGTCGCCATGCCGTACGACCAGCCCGCGCTCGTGCAGGTCTGGGGCGCCGCCGACGCAGAGGGCGTGCGCTATGAGCTGCTCGCGGAGAAGCGCTTGAGCGACGAGGTCAAACCCACCTACGCCGGCCTGGCCCTCTCATGCCCGAGGAATGGGTCGATACGGGACGACCACTTCGATTGCCTCTTCCCGTCCGGTCGATCCTATTACCATTTCCGCATCGACCTGACGTCTCGCGACCGAGGTCGGTAGGCCGCCACATCCAGCCTGGTGCGCTGATCAGCAGAGGGGGGACGCTGGATCACCTCTCGACCCCGCTCGACTTGTGCCGTATTTGAGCCCGCTTCGGGCGGTAGGATGAGGAGCCGTCATGACGATTGTCGACCGGGCGCCGTCGAGTTAGACTCGCGTGGGCGAACGATCGCCTCCAGGGCTTTGCTGATTCCGAGGCCGGCGGACGCTCACCGATGCACGCTCACCCGCCCCGCACGTCCCGTCCCTTCAGTCCCCGCGCGTGGTCGCCCCTCGCGTTCGCGGTCCTGTCGGCCGCCGCGGTCGCGACCGCTCGCGCCGGCTGGGGCGGCCCCGCCGCAGCGCCGCCGAGCGGGGCCGGGGGCCCGGCGGCCGTCGCGACGGCCCTCCCCGAAGGCGAGACGCTCCGGCAGGCCGCGAAGGGGCGCTTTCTGATCGGCGCGGCGGTCTCGTCGCGGCAACTGGGCGACCCGAAGATGGCGGACCTGATCGCGCGGCAGTTCGACAGCCTGACCGCCGACAACGAGTTCAAGCCGATATCGCTCCAGCCGCGGCCGGGGCAGTTCCGCTTCGACGCGGCCGACCGGATCATCGAGTTCGCCCAGGCCCACGGCATGAAGGTGGTCGGCCACACCCTCTGCTGGCACAGTCAGTCGCCCCGATGGTTGTTCGAGGGCGAGGACGGCAAGCCGCTGCCGCGCGACGAGGCGCTGAGGAACCTCAAGGCCCACATCGACGCGGTCGCGGGGCACTTCCGGCGGAAGGTGGTCGGCTGGGACGTGGTCAACGAGGCGATCAGCGACCGCCCGGGCGAATACCTGCGCGACACGCCGGCGCGCCGCGCGATCGGCGACGACTACGTCGTCAAGGCGTTCGAGTTCGCCCGGGAGGCCGACCCCGACGCCGAGCTGTACTACAACGATTACGGCGACGAGGAGCCCGGGAAGCTCGAGAAGACCCTGCGCCTGGTCCGCGAGCTGAAGGCCGCGGGCGCGCGCCTCGACGCGGTCGGCATCCAGGCCCACTTCGTCCTGA
The DNA window shown above is from Paludisphaera mucosa and carries:
- a CDS encoding riboflavin synthase, which codes for MFTGLVEAMGRIEAVADEAGGKRLAVRWEGLDAPLAIGESVAVNGCCLSVVATAPERFEVQAGPETLLRTNLGGRKAGDPVNLERSVRVGDRLGGHIVQGHVDATATLRERRREGDWEFLAFDVDPAWTVLMVPKGSIAVDGVSLTLVDVEPAGFSIMLIPHTLAVTTLGTLAPGDRVNVEADVLAKHVQKLLGQVR
- the rsmA gene encoding 16S rRNA (adenine(1518)-N(6)/adenine(1519)-N(6))-dimethyltransferase RsmA, producing MTEPTPEPNPARQTQSYLRGLFARHGIAPRHRLGQNFLVDLNIHDLIVEQAAIEPGDMVLEVGPGAGALTALMAGKGARVLAVEIDPGMAALASEAIAAAPNARILNIDALASKHAVAPEVLETLARGREGRPYKLVANLPYNIATPLIMNLMVDDANRPALLVVTIQKELGERMTARAGRSENSALSIVLQALAEIEIARVLPPSVFWPRPKVESAVVVIRPDPAKREAVGDLVWFHRIVRDVFLYRRKVLRVVLAKLAPDHISKADVDALVESLGLDAKTRAEAMEVPQWIALAKALKASWGDVKPADEGDEEPEADA
- a CDS encoding epimerase, which codes for MPEPTGRGPIVVAGGSGFLGVSLATHLAEAGRPVVILSRRPPRPIGPWRHVAWDGRTLGEWRRELDGASGLVNLAGRTVDCVKTPDHRDEILRSRVEATRILGEAVRSVGAPPPVWVQMSTAHIYGDPPCVVCTEDSPFGLGLAPTVGRAWEDEFARAVLPSQRDVVLRTSFVVGRDRGAGGGALARLLFLARLGLGGRVGSGEQGMSWIHEADMNRLFERGLDDPSMQGPYIASSPGPVPQREFMRILRRAAGIPIGLPAFAWMVRIGAPLFLRTDPELALYGRFVVSKRLEDEGFAFRFPRLDEALGDLLGSSGD
- a CDS encoding endo-1,4-beta-xylanase, coding for MHAHPPRTSRPFSPRAWSPLAFAVLSAAAVATARAGWGGPAAAPPSGAGGPAAVATALPEGETLRQAAKGRFLIGAAVSSRQLGDPKMADLIARQFDSLTADNEFKPISLQPRPGQFRFDAADRIIEFAQAHGMKVVGHTLCWHSQSPRWLFEGEDGKPLPRDEALRNLKAHIDAVAGHFRRKVVGWDVVNEAISDRPGEYLRDTPARRAIGDDYVVKAFEFAREADPDAELYYNDYGDEEPGKLEKTLRLVRELKAAGARLDAVGIQAHFVLKDADSPDQLERAIGALAAAGVKVVVTELDVDVLPRRVRGADVAARERGAADPYTEGLPPDVAEAQARFYERIFRAVLKHPGVATRVTFWGTHDGTSWLNFFPAGRRTNHPLLFDRGHQPKPAFGAVLGVLSSP